A stretch of DNA from Ranitomeya variabilis isolate aRanVar5 chromosome 1, aRanVar5.hap1, whole genome shotgun sequence:
TCATGAATACTAAGGCTTGTGGGATTTTATGGAAAGTAGGATAGGGACCATTAGAAAGTCCAGATCTGAGGGGAGTAGGAAGAGAGCAGATGCTAGAGAGGGGTCATGTGGGCCCTCCTTCACCTTTCTCCTGATCACAATAGAAGGTTACTCTACATTTACACATTCACAGTGCATTAACCTCCTGCCATTTATTTACAAGAGCCTTGATTTAGGGTCAGTCCTTCCATAGAGGTGATAATAACGCATCAGGCCCTCAGTTGGCCATTGGGCTATGGGTAAGCTTGAGAGggttaataattataataataataataatactgtactCTGTGTTCATTCATTGGCTTAcagtttataaaaatatatatacatctgataaaataaaaaaaagtcttatCTGGTCCTGATAAGTACAGGTGCAGTGCTGTCAGTCCCATGCATCCCACCACTGCTGTCCTTCACTGGTGGCAGGAGCACAGTCCTCTAAGAAGAGCTGTCATTCTCAGACTGTTGGTGAAGCAATGAGCTGTTAGACTTGTGTTTCTTAAGGAGCTGAGTGATCTTCTCATCATCTGAGTTAGGGTCCAGAGGTTTGTTGTAGTCATCATCCTCATCTTCATTGTCTGAAGCCCCTTTTAGTCTCTCAGTCTCAGTGTCCTGCTTCTTCTTGGCAGTGGCCATCTCTGCTGCATGCTTCTTGCGCCACTTTGTCCTCCTGTTCTGAAACCAAACCTGTAATGGAAGGCACCAGGAGTTACAGCTTTGAATTTGGTCAATAAATtaattatatagatatataatatatatatatatatatatatatatatatatatatatatatatatatataataacttaTGGGTTAAATTTCTATATTGTCCTAAGCTACAGATGCAATTAAATTATCCTAAATTACAATGCTGCAACAATATACAGCTGAATATGTGGTGCCTCATAATCAAAAAAAGTGCCAAGGAATAACGTTCAGACAGACGGACAGGTCGAGAGTACAGGCACgctaatatttctatatttctatttTTCAAGTTCTTTAATTAAATAAATCTTTCTACAGTTTACTATGAATtatttgtaaaataaaaagaattataTAGTGGCTTAAtgtgtttataattttttttatatatatatatatatatatatatatatatatatatatatatatataattatatatatttattttacttatttatatatatatatatatataaatatatatatatatatatatatatatatatatatatatgtatatatcatgaACATTCTGCTTCTTCTGATTgtattgaaaaaaaacaacaaaaacagaaagaaagaaaaaaaattatatatatatagacacacacaataaatgatatatatagttttttcaTACAATTAACAGAAGCAATGTTCCTTGTGACATACACCGGATAATTGTGTAGCAGCCTGATGGAACATCTGTAGGGATTAGCCGCTGTTCGCCGTTCCTGGAGCTGCTGTAATCTCGGTGTCTTATAACAACCAATTACAACTTGTCTTGTGGACCCTAAATTGCAGATCACTTCAGCCCCCGCAGCATCATCTTCACTATGAGTTACAAGGGTTTATACGGTTTGCGCCCATTTATGCATTTCTCCTGCTATTAAATGTACAAGGCCATGTGACAAAATCCTTCCTTTTTTTTACTCTAAACTGGAATTTTAACAACTTAACAATTTTTAATAGCAGCTATAACTGCATCgctatgtttattattttttatttgaatagATTTTTTCATTCTTATTTTAGATTATTTGGCATACTTGTATTTGTTCTCGAATTGATCTCTTATGCTATAAATTCCCTGTGGTATGCATTATTATAGCTGGATATTTTTTCTATTGGTATATTTCACCCTTATATTTTTCTATCGTATCTCTTAGGTTTCAGTGATGATTTATTCCATCACACATGTATTGCATCACACATTTATTGTATTACACATTTATTGTATCACACATTTATTCCATCACACATTTATTGTATCACATCTTTGTTGTTTTCCATTGCTCCTATGAGGATTCGCCATAAATGACTAATAAAGCAGCACACAAGCCCTCTGTGCTGCAGACTGTAACTATTGTAGCCGTTTATTTGGCTGTTGCCCGGCTATAACCAGCAGGTGTGTGTATAGAGGAGTTTAGGCTGGGGGGAGCCTGGGAATCTGGGACTGGGGGTGAATAGGAATCCTGGGTGGGATTGGTGAATAGGTTGTAGTGTATTCACTATCAGACATTTACCATGACAAATGAGTGGCTGCAGATAACACAGGGACAGGGCACAGGACACACATGTCACAATGGAGACAGGTGATACAGCTGCACAGGGCTCCCTGCAACAATGTCCTGCTCATTACCCGGCCACAAAGGCTGCACAAGTTTTGGCAAAGTAGACAAGTCACCTGGGAGACTAAACCTCTCACTACAAGTCTGTTCTACCTGGATAATTGTTATATAAATAGAATGATGcgtctgtatatgtgtgtgtatgtgtatgtatgtgtgtgtgtatgtatgtatgtgtgtgtatgtatgtctgtgtgtgtatgtgtgtgtatgtgtgtatgtgcatgtgttgtttgtgtgtgtatgtgtgtgtatatatatatatatgtgttgtatgtatgtgtgtgtatatatatatatgtgtgtgtatgtgtatgtatgtgtatatgtgtgtgtgtgtgtgtgtgtgtgcatatacgtgtgtgtatatgttTTGTatgtttgcatatatatatatatatatatatatatatatataaatatatgtgtgtgtttgtgtgtgtatatgtctgtgtgtgtatatatatgtgtggatatatatatatatatatatatatatatatatatatatatatatatatatatatatatatatatatgtgtgtgtgtgtatatgtgtgtgtcatatgtatgtatatataaatataagtGTGTGTGTTACCTACAGATTCATGAATAAATCAGTGACATTGGGTATATAGCAATATATGATCAATACTAGTCATGTGCTGCACATAAGTTCTCATTGAATGAAAGGTCGGGTGGGCGCTCACCTTCACCTGGCTCTCTGTCATGCCCAGAGAATATGCCAGCCTGGCTCTCTCTGGCCCAGCTAAGTATTTCGTTTGCTCGAAAGTCTTTTCCAAGGCAAAGATCTGTTGTCCGGAGAATGTGGGCCGTGTGTGCTTCCTCTTCCCATCCTTGTCCAGCAGCACAGATCCCTGGTCTGTAAATTACAAGTATACTTATTAATAAAGGATTCTAGAAAGCACGTTAGAGACCACTGTCCTAACAATTATGGtagtagtagtattattattattattattattcgtcATCATTATCAGTCTGGATGTTTCTATAGCCAAGAAGCATTATCCACTTATCTATACATACATCTttctaaaacactagaaaattattCCTGTAAGGAATAATACCTAGTCTAATCTTCATAATTAAAAATCGAAAATTGTGTGTACTGATATATAGTACATATATATTAGGAAGTAGAAGAAATCAAaatgaaatattatttattatagcattgaaaatatatatataaaaaaaattaagggTCCAGATGCAATATACTGCTATCTATACTTTCTTTTTATtctctctaattattattattacatacaatTTCTTCATATTTCTACTTATGCAAGGAATGTGCTAGAAAAATACCAAATTCCTCACAATTGTCTTCAAAGATTTTACTACTTGTATAGTTTCAAGagaacagtattattattattattattattattattattattatcatttatttactCATAGTCTAGTTTTAAATGTTTTATGGATTTCTAACTATTCCAGAGTTCTACAATTCTACGATCAAGTGACTTAGTGATAACAGGATGGTTTTAGAAATGTAGATTGGTTCTTCGAGTGACAAAATTCTATAGTATAAAAACTCATGGGACACAATTTCCAGAAAGAGCAAAAAAACTAACGGGCTTTAATTGAGAAGACAGATAgacggatggatagatagatagatagatggatagatagatagatagatagatagatagatagatagatagatagatagatagatagacagacagacagacagacagacagacagacagatagatagatagatagatagatagatagatagatagatagatagatagatatgtgtatATTATATGCATAAGTATACGCATATGGTATAATAtagataggtgtgtgtgtgtgtgtgtgtgtgtgtgtgtgtgtgtgtgtgtgtgtgtgtgtgtgtgtgtgtgtggatagatagatagatagatagatagatagatagatagatagatagatagatagatagatatgtgtaaATTATATGTATAAGTATACGCATATGGTATAATAtagatagatgtgtgtgtgtgtgtgtgtgtgtatatatatacatatatatatatacatacatacacacatatggtattagataggtagatagatagatagatagatagatagatagatagataatagatagataatattttACAGATTCTCAGATTAGAGCGAAATCTCTTTCAACATTTCTTTCTCCCCTATTTATTTGTTTGGTATTTGTTATTATACACAATTGTATTATTCGTATTATTATTAAAGTTTTCTTAAACTGTAATTTGAAATTGTTCTTTCCTACCAGTCACTTTTCTACTTGTTATCTGATTTCTTTGCTGTCTCTGTGGATCGCAGACACTTTAGTCGCAGACACTTTAGTTACAGCTAAAGAAAACTTTTATTACAGTAAAATTCCCTTTTCCTCATTTCgccatttgtggggaaaaaaaacagtTTCCCGATTCTTTATTTTTCTTCCACTTTATCTATAAATGTATTCTTTTAATTTACTAAACATGATCCAGCCTGTAATTCCTATGTTCTCTGGATGGGTCACTGCTGCTGGTTACTACATACAGATCATTGTTAACTTTTAGGTGAGATGAAAAGTGAAGAATATACAGGTAACCAGTACATTGAAATAAGTGGAATACTTACGAGAAGCACAGGCCAGTCTGGCATCTCTCCAGGGGGAGCTCTGCATCACTCCAGGCCAAAATATTGGGGTCCTGCCTGGAAGATCCGTCAATGGTTTGGGGTACCGAGCCACAGCCACAGCAGCACTGGGGCTAAAGTACAGTCCTGGAGGAGGTGGGGGAGGACTGAGGCTGCTGAAGCGGGGCAGCCCTGCCAGGAGGCCAGCAGCTGGGGAGGAGGTGGAGGCCACAGAGGCTGGGGACACTGAGGAGCTCGGAGCCAAGGCTGTCCCAGCCAGGGAGGGAAAGCAGTGCATCACTGGTCGGCTCAGGATGTCATTGATTCCATGGGGAGTAGCCACTGAGATCTGGGGTGGAGGTGTCCCCAAGGAGGACAGACCTCCTGGAACTGGTGGCGAGGAAGAAGAATGCTTTAGGGACAGTTGATTTGGGGACCCCAAAGGTGGagatggtgatgaggatgatgatgaggaagaTGAAGAAGATATGGAGGAGGAACAAGGCTGGCTCGTGAGGGCATAGGCTGGGTACAGGGGGGTCTTCATCTCTGCCATGCTATGCAGAGCTGCCAAGGGTGGGCTGCTAAGGAGAAAAGCGCTCTGCCTGGTGCCATCCATCTGCCCTAGAGCTAACATCACCAGGCCTGGAGGGAATCA
This window harbors:
- the NKX6-1 gene encoding homeobox protein Nkx-6.1, producing the protein MLALGQMDGTRQSAFLLSSPPLAALHSMAEMKTPLYPAYALTSQPCSSSISSSSSSSSSSSPSPPLGSPNQLSLKHSSSSPPVPGGLSSLGTPPPQISVATPHGINDILSRPVMHCFPSLAGTALAPSSSVSPASVASTSSPAAGLLAGLPRFSSLSPPPPPPGLYFSPSAAVAVARYPKPLTDLPGRTPIFWPGVMQSSPWRDARLACASHQGSVLLDKDGKRKHTRPTFSGQQIFALEKTFEQTKYLAGPERARLAYSLGMTESQVKVWFQNRRTKWRKKHAAEMATAKKKQDTETERLKGASDNEDEDDDYNKPLDPNSDDEKITQLLKKHKSNSSLLHQQSENDSSS